In Aliarcobacter faecis, a genomic segment contains:
- the fbaA gene encoding class II fructose-bisphosphate aldolase, whose translation MGVLNVVNAGVLTGSEAKKLFRFAKEQGFAIPAVNVVGTDSVNAVLEAATKVKSPVIIQFSNGGAGFYAGKGLKTADAAVLGAISGANHVHIMAKAYGIPVILHTDHAAKKLLPWIDGLIEAGAEHFAKTKRPLFTSHMLDLSEESLGENIEICVEYFKKMNKLDMMIEIELGITGGEEDGVDNSDVDNALLYTQPSEVAFAYEELSKVGENFTIAASFGNVHGVYKPGNVVLSPKILDNSQKFIEEKFKTIKNPVDFVFHGGSGSLLSEIREAISYGVIKMNIDTDTQWATWDGVRAYEAKYKGYLQGQIGNPEGEDKPNKNYYDPRKWLRAGQETMIARLETAFSDLLALNKN comes from the coding sequence ATGGGTGTTTTAAATGTTGTAAATGCTGGAGTATTAACAGGAAGTGAAGCTAAAAAGCTTTTCAGGTTTGCAAAAGAGCAAGGTTTTGCAATTCCTGCAGTAAATGTTGTAGGAACAGATTCAGTAAATGCAGTTTTAGAAGCCGCAACAAAGGTAAAATCTCCAGTTATTATTCAATTCTCAAATGGTGGAGCAGGTTTTTATGCTGGAAAAGGTTTAAAAACTGCTGATGCTGCTGTTTTAGGTGCAATTAGTGGAGCAAACCATGTTCATATTATGGCAAAAGCTTATGGAATACCTGTTATTTTACATACAGATCATGCTGCAAAAAAACTTTTACCTTGGATTGATGGATTAATTGAAGCTGGAGCTGAACACTTTGCAAAAACAAAAAGACCTCTTTTTACATCTCATATGTTAGATTTAAGTGAAGAGAGTCTTGGAGAGAATATTGAAATCTGTGTTGAGTATTTTAAGAAGATGAATAAGCTTGATATGATGATTGAAATTGAACTTGGAATTACTGGTGGAGAAGAAGATGGTGTTGATAACTCAGATGTTGATAATGCACTTCTTTATACACAACCAAGTGAGGTGGCATTTGCTTATGAAGAGCTTAGTAAAGTTGGAGAAAATTTTACAATAGCTGCTAGTTTTGGAAATGTTCATGGTGTATATAAACCAGGAAATGTAGTTTTAAGTCCAAAAATTTTAGATAATTCTCAGAAATTTATTGAAGAGAAGTTTAAAACTATTAAAAATCCTGTTGATTTTGTTTTCCATGGAGGTTCAGGTTCTCTTTTAAGTGAAATTAGAGAAGCTATCTCTTATGGTGTTATTAAAATGAATATTGACACAGATACACAATGGGCAACTTGGGATGGAGTAAGAGCTTATGAGGCTAAATATAAAGGGTATTTACAAGGACAAATTGGAAATCCTGAAGGTGAAGATAAGCCAAATAAAAACTATTATGACCCACGAAAATGGCTAAGAGCAGGACAAGAGACTATGATTGCTAGACTTGAAACTGCATTTAGTGACCTTTTAGCTTTAAATAAAAACTAA
- the hsrA gene encoding homeostatic response regulator transcription factor HsrA, with translation MRILIIEDEITLNRTLQEGLTDFGYQVDTAENYKDAEYFIDIRNYDLVLTDWMLPDGDGIELCKIVKNRSSRTAVVIISARDDKESEIEALKSGADDFIKKPFDFDILLARIEARLRFGGTNIIEIDDLVINPDEEKIEYAGEEIELKGKPFEVLTHLARHRDQIVSKEQLLDAIWEEPELVTPNVIEVAINQIRQKMDKPLNISTIETIRRRGYRFCYPNQAEDK, from the coding sequence ATGAGAATTTTAATAATTGAGGACGAGATTACATTAAATAGAACTCTGCAAGAGGGATTGACTGATTTTGGATATCAAGTTGATACTGCAGAAAACTACAAAGATGCTGAATATTTTATAGATATTAGAAACTATGACTTAGTTTTAACAGATTGGATGCTTCCTGATGGAGATGGGATTGAATTATGCAAAATTGTTAAAAATAGAAGTTCACGAACTGCTGTTGTAATTATTTCAGCAAGAGATGATAAGGAAAGTGAAATTGAAGCACTAAAATCTGGTGCTGATGATTTTATTAAAAAACCTTTTGACTTTGATATTTTACTAGCAAGAATTGAAGCAAGACTAAGATTTGGTGGAACAAATATTATTGAAATTGATGATTTAGTTATAAATCCAGATGAAGAAAAAATAGAATATGCAGGTGAAGAGATTGAACTAAAAGGTAAACCTTTTGAAGTTTTAACACACTTAGCTAGACATAGAGACCAAATTGTAAGTAAAGAGCAACTATTAGATGCTATTTGGGAAGAGCCAGAACTTGTAACTCCAAATGTTATTGAAGTTGCAATTAACCAAATTAGACAAAAAATGGATAAACCTCTAAATATCTCAACTATTGAGACAATTAGAAGAAGAGGTTACAGATTTTGTTATCCAAATCAAGCAGAAGATAAATAA
- a CDS encoding sensor histidine kinase has translation MSLIKRNFLNNNKHIPAKFSVFYLIIGVTFIYFIYDQLSNSYSSTLNLLFIFLIFSVFLLFFILTHMQKAIQRVYKSYIELKDKDKERLIPYEFVLNNSVDSIYWFTIDAKIVYLNDTACNILGYGRDELIGKYLEVFDTNFNRQTAIETMQKIKNTNNFLLETTQRKKSGDIFPVEVSGHSFIFEGKEYICAFGRDITKKQEINKKIKNMNLEIQRSLNEKEVLLKEIHHRVKNNMEIISSLLAMQLRRADDDKIKYILRQAKSRINTMALVHEFLYLGENLASINLQDYIKRLVQDIKELYISQNTKLEVDLHIDKIIFSTNRCIQIGMVIHELCVNSLKYAFKEDRDNLLCIHIKKIGDKINVKIRDNGEGLKNINSLYKSESIGMQLIHSIVENQLDGTLDFKNNRGLECNIIFSKEEEE, from the coding sequence ATGAGTTTAATAAAGAGAAATTTTCTAAATAACAACAAACATATTCCTGCTAAATTTTCAGTTTTTTATCTGATTATCGGTGTAACTTTTATCTATTTTATATATGACCAACTTAGCAATAGTTATAGTTCAACCCTAAATTTACTATTTATCTTTCTTATTTTTAGTGTTTTCTTACTATTTTTTATATTAACTCATATGCAAAAAGCTATACAAAGAGTCTATAAATCTTATATAGAGTTAAAAGATAAAGATAAAGAGAGATTAATTCCTTATGAGTTTGTATTAAACAATTCTGTTGATTCTATCTATTGGTTTACAATAGATGCAAAAATAGTATATTTAAATGATACTGCTTGTAATATTTTGGGCTATGGAAGAGATGAATTAATAGGAAAATATCTTGAAGTCTTTGATACAAATTTCAATAGACAAACAGCTATAGAGACTATGCAAAAGATAAAAAATACTAATAACTTTCTACTTGAAACAACTCAAAGAAAAAAAAGTGGAGATATTTTTCCTGTTGAAGTATCTGGACATAGTTTTATTTTTGAAGGCAAAGAGTACATTTGTGCATTTGGTAGAGATATTACTAAAAAACAAGAGATAAATAAAAAAATTAAAAATATGAATTTAGAAATTCAAAGATCTTTAAATGAAAAAGAGGTTTTATTAAAAGAGATTCACCATAGAGTTAAAAATAATATGGAAATTATCTCATCTTTATTGGCTATGCAATTAAGAAGAGCAGATGATGATAAGATAAAATATATTTTAAGACAAGCTAAAAGTAGAATAAATACTATGGCATTAGTACATGAGTTTTTATACTTAGGTGAAAATTTAGCCTCTATAAATCTACAAGATTATATAAAAAGATTGGTTCAAGATATAAAAGAGTTATATATATCTCAAAATACAAAATTGGAAGTAGATTTACATATAGATAAAATAATTTTTTCAACAAATAGATGTATTCAAATTGGTATGGTTATCCATGAACTATGTGTAAACTCTTTAAAATATGCTTTTAAAGAGGATAGAGATAATCTACTTTGTATTCATATAAAAAAGATAGGAGATAAAATCAATGTAAAAATCAGGGATAATGGAGAGGGTTTAAAAAATATAAATAGCCTATATAAAAGTGAATCCATAGGAATGCAATTAATTCACTCTATTGTAGAAAACCAATTAGATGGAACTCTAGATTTTAAAAACAATAGAGGATTAGAGTGTAATATTATATTTTCAAAAGAAGAGGAAGAGTAA
- a CDS encoding HAMP domain-containing sensor histidine kinase, protein MQENLLYQAKKIEQGYIKDSFKPVKTQSQSIELISEHIQKIEFLNFQKNDEYYLKLIYPLVDGTALQITKDITLERNLLYSIIFKNLFILAIPGFILMLLYSLIVSKSLLKPIMQINKKLSNMDEKSLSQIDTKDLPDEFLTLANSINSLTNRIATYVKFKKELFVGIAHELKTPLAVMKLKNELLLKKSREKEEYEEALKLTVKQIDDMNIMISSILDIGRTEGAQFESPIEIDLVDYIKRKTNDYKMLSNQRGIDTIFTSNVSSLHTSIRITLFNQILQNFVQNAIKFTPDNHKILIKLKKIDEKIVIKIIDEGSGIDENIDVFAPFKKMGTKNGVGLGLYLAKIASDALNAKISIKNRKDNISGCVAKITFYNTVNPTQT, encoded by the coding sequence ATGCAAGAAAATTTACTTTATCAAGCAAAAAAGATAGAACAAGGGTATATAAAAGATAGTTTTAAGCCAGTAAAAACACAATCTCAATCTATAGAACTAATATCAGAACATATACAAAAAATAGAGTTTTTAAATTTTCAAAAAAACGATGAATATTATTTAAAACTAATTTATCCTTTAGTAGATGGTACAGCTTTACAAATTACAAAAGATATAACCCTTGAAAGAAATCTTTTATACTCAATTATTTTTAAAAATCTTTTTATTTTGGCAATTCCAGGTTTTATTTTAATGCTTTTATATTCACTTATTGTTTCAAAATCACTTTTAAAACCAATTATGCAAATAAATAAAAAATTATCAAATATGGATGAAAAGAGCTTAAGTCAAATTGATACAAAAGATTTACCAGATGAATTTTTAACTCTTGCAAACTCTATTAACTCTTTGACAAATAGAATTGCAACTTATGTAAAATTTAAAAAAGAGCTTTTTGTAGGAATTGCTCATGAGCTTAAAACTCCACTTGCTGTTATGAAACTAAAAAATGAGCTATTGCTTAAAAAAAGTAGAGAAAAAGAGGAGTATGAAGAGGCTTTAAAACTTACAGTTAAACAAATTGATGATATGAATATAATGATTAGCTCTATTTTAGACATTGGAAGAACTGAAGGAGCACAATTTGAAAGTCCTATTGAAATAGATTTAGTTGATTATATAAAAAGAAAAACTAATGATTATAAAATGCTTTCAAATCAAAGAGGAATTGATACAATTTTTACATCAAATGTTTCAAGTTTACATACATCTATTAGAATAACTCTATTTAATCAAATTTTGCAAAACTTTGTTCAAAATGCCATAAAATTTACCCCTGATAACCATAAAATCTTAATAAAACTAAAAAAAATAGATGAGAAAATAGTTATAAAAATAATAGATGAAGGTAGTGGAATTGATGAGAATATAGATGTTTTTGCTCCTTTTAAAAAAATGGGAACTAAAAATGGAGTTGGATTAGGACTTTATTTGGCCAAAATTGCAAGTGATGCTTTAAATGCAAAAATATCAATAAAAAATAGAAAAGATAATATTAGTGGAT
- a CDS encoding response regulator transcription factor, whose amino-acid sequence MSKVKILIVEDESIIALNLKENLVDLGYEPCGIAPNKCKTLSILEKGVVPDLILMDIYLKGPTTGIELAKELKITMPFVPVVFLTANSELATIKKASEAFAYGYLLKPYKKSNLHAAIEIALSKAKEDRQKNIKLDAIENVNKTLIHKLELNQEQKSRTIQLKYGYLYDKEKEILYYGDEPVKLTSKEIKIIKYLCENPGHNVSQEQLEYAIWQDEPAGYAAFRSVLFRLRSKIHKDLIVNQNNTGYKIELL is encoded by the coding sequence ATGAGTAAAGTAAAAATTCTAATAGTAGAAGATGAATCAATTATTGCCCTAAATTTAAAAGAGAATTTGGTAGATTTGGGATATGAGCCTTGTGGAATTGCACCAAATAAATGTAAAACTCTTAGTATTTTAGAAAAAGGGGTAGTTCCTGATTTGATTTTAATGGATATCTATTTAAAAGGTCCAACAACAGGTATTGAATTAGCAAAAGAGTTAAAAATCACTATGCCTTTTGTTCCTGTTGTTTTTTTAACTGCAAACTCTGAACTTGCAACAATAAAAAAAGCTTCGGAGGCTTTTGCTTATGGTTACTTATTAAAACCTTATAAAAAGTCAAACCTTCATGCAGCAATAGAAATAGCACTAAGCAAAGCAAAAGAGGATAGACAAAAAAATATAAAACTAGATGCTATTGAGAATGTAAATAAAACTTTAATTCATAAATTAGAGTTAAATCAAGAGCAAAAATCACGGACTATTCAACTTAAATATGGTTATTTATATGATAAAGAGAAAGAGATTTTATATTATGGAGATGAACCTGTAAAACTAACATCAAAAGAGATAAAAATTATAAAATATCTTTGTGAAAACCCTGGACACAATGTATCTCAAGAGCAACTTGAATATGCTATTTGGCAAGATGAACCAGCTGGTTATGCAGCATTTAGAAGTGTACTATTTAGACTAAGAAGTAAAATACATAAAGATTTAATAGTAAATCAAAATAATACAGGTTATAAAATAGAACTTTTATAA
- a CDS encoding aldehyde dehydrogenase family protein — translation MIYERPQYKEQYENFIGGEWIAPNSKEYFQNISPVDGKALTKIPRSNEKDVDLAIEAAKKGFEEFKHTSVTQRSALLNKIADVVEANLETLAVAETLDNGKAIRETLNADLPLFIDHFRYFASVIRAESGTVADLDENTISQEIYEPYGVVAQIIPWNFPLLMAAWKLAPAIAAGNCVILKPASSTPLSILLFLDLIKDVLPKGVINVINGAGGKIGEYLVTHPDIKKVAFTGETSTGQEIMRYATKNIIPSTLELGGKSPNIFFESIMQEDDEFFDKAIEGLVLFAFNSGEVCTCPSRALIQESIYEPFIKRVIERVKAIKLGNPLDTENTMGAQNSLNQKEKIAKYLQIAKEDGAECLVGGDIYHSTINPDGFYIEPTIYKGHNKMRIFQDEIFGPVLSVTTFKDEKEAIQIANDTIYGLGAGVWSRDAHQIHRASRAIEAGRIWVNCYHLYPAHASFGGYKKSGIGRETHMMMLNNYRHTKNILTSFNTKALGFF, via the coding sequence ATGATTTATGAAAGACCACAATACAAAGAACAATATGAAAATTTTATAGGTGGAGAGTGGATTGCTCCAAATAGTAAAGAGTATTTCCAAAATATTTCACCAGTTGATGGGAAAGCTCTTACAAAAATCCCAAGATCAAATGAAAAAGATGTAGATTTAGCAATAGAGGCTGCAAAAAAAGGCTTTGAAGAGTTTAAACATACATCAGTTACACAAAGAAGTGCTTTATTAAATAAAATAGCTGATGTTGTTGAAGCAAATCTTGAAACTTTAGCTGTTGCAGAAACTTTAGATAATGGAAAAGCTATAAGAGAGACTTTAAATGCAGATTTACCACTATTTATAGACCATTTTAGATATTTTGCATCAGTAATTCGTGCAGAGTCTGGAACAGTTGCTGATTTAGATGAAAATACTATCTCTCAAGAAATTTATGAGCCTTATGGAGTTGTTGCACAAATTATTCCTTGGAATTTTCCACTTTTAATGGCTGCTTGGAAATTAGCACCTGCTATTGCTGCTGGAAATTGTGTGATATTAAAACCAGCTAGTTCAACACCACTTTCAATTTTACTATTCTTAGATTTAATAAAAGATGTATTACCAAAAGGTGTTATAAATGTTATAAATGGAGCAGGAGGAAAAATAGGAGAATATCTTGTAACACATCCAGATATTAAAAAAGTGGCATTTACAGGAGAAACATCAACAGGGCAAGAGATTATGAGATATGCCACAAAAAATATTATCCCTTCAACTTTGGAGCTTGGTGGAAAATCTCCAAATATCTTCTTTGAATCAATTATGCAAGAAGATGATGAGTTTTTTGATAAAGCAATAGAAGGGTTAGTTTTATTTGCATTTAATAGTGGAGAGGTTTGTACTTGCCCTTCAAGAGCTTTGATTCAAGAGTCAATTTATGAACCATTTATAAAAAGAGTTATTGAAAGAGTAAAAGCTATAAAATTAGGAAATCCACTTGATACAGAAAATACAATGGGTGCTCAAAATTCACTAAATCAAAAAGAGAAAATTGCAAAATATTTACAAATTGCAAAAGAAGATGGTGCTGAGTGTTTAGTTGGTGGAGATATTTATCATTCAACTATAAATCCAGATGGATTTTATATAGAGCCAACAATCTATAAAGGACATAATAAGATGAGAATTTTCCAAGATGAGATTTTTGGACCAGTTTTATCTGTTACAACTTTTAAAGATGAAAAAGAGGCTATCCAAATAGCAAACGATACAATCTATGGTTTGGGTGCTGGAGTTTGGTCAAGAGATGCTCATCAAATTCATAGAGCTTCAAGAGCTATTGAAGCAGGAAGAATTTGGGTAAATTGTTATCATTTATATCCAGCTCATGCCTCTTTTGGAGGATATAAAAAATCTGGAATTGGAAGAGAAACACATATGATGATGTTAAATAATTATAGACATACAAAAAATATATTAACTTCTTTTAATACAAAAGCTTTAGGATTCTTCTAA
- a CDS encoding peptidylprolyl isomerase gives MKKIVTSFVASLALASALNAAEIYATVDGENITKQDIEMIIQDPRIDLDKIPAEARTQVVDQAINKKLLAKKAIKDGIEKDAQYVEAIGKIKEDLAFQVWQKNEVDKLKFSDAEKKDFYEKNKDKFNIPETFEASHILVDTEAEAQSIINDLNKASNKEAKFKELAKAKSKDPSKSNGGYLGKFAAEQMVPEFANAVKLLTKGGYSKSPVKSQFGYHVILLKDKFPGKVLAYNEVEGEINQVLIGNSFGKKVKELIENLRKDAKIVIK, from the coding sequence ATGAAAAAAATAGTTACAAGCTTTGTAGCATCGTTGGCATTAGCTTCAGCATTAAATGCTGCAGAAATTTATGCAACAGTTGATGGAGAAAATATTACAAAACAAGATATTGAGATGATTATTCAAGACCCAAGAATAGATCTTGATAAAATTCCAGCAGAAGCTAGAACACAAGTTGTTGATCAGGCTATTAATAAAAAATTATTAGCAAAAAAAGCAATTAAAGATGGTATTGAAAAAGATGCTCAATATGTTGAAGCTATAGGAAAAATTAAAGAAGATTTAGCATTTCAAGTTTGGCAAAAAAATGAGGTTGATAAACTAAAATTTAGTGATGCTGAAAAAAAAGATTTTTATGAAAAAAATAAAGATAAGTTTAATATTCCAGAAACTTTTGAAGCAAGTCATATTTTAGTTGATACTGAAGCAGAAGCTCAATCAATTATAAATGATTTAAATAAAGCTAGTAATAAAGAGGCAAAATTTAAAGAGTTAGCAAAAGCTAAATCAAAAGATCCTTCAAAAAGTAATGGTGGATATTTAGGAAAATTTGCAGCTGAACAAATGGTTCCAGAGTTTGCAAATGCAGTTAAATTATTAACAAAAGGTGGATATTCAAAATCTCCAGTTAAATCACAATTTGGTTACCATGTTATTTTATTAAAAGATAAATTCCCAGGAAAAGTATTAGCATATAATGAAGTTGAGGGAGAAATTAATCAAGTTTTAATTGGAAATAGTTTTGGTAAAAAAGTAAAAGAGCTTATTGAGAATTTAAGAAAAGACGCAAAAATCGTAATTAAATAA